In Flavobacterium piscisymbiosum, the sequence TACGTTTCCATTATTATCTGTAACAAACAAAGTAACATCATGTGTACCTATATCAGCACAAGAATAAGTTATAGAGCTTGTTTCAGATCCGGGTACTGGACCATATGAAGCCTGAACAGCTAATCTTTTTGGAGTTCCTCCACAAGGATCTGGAAAAGTACTGTTAGTCGCAGGAATAGTAGCAGTAGATTGCCCTAATAATAAACTTTCAACATTAGTTACACTGTAGAAAGAGTTACAAAAACCCAAAGTATAATTACCACAACTTCCAAATGGCGTTCCATAACTGGCAAAATTAACTTTAGTAAAAACACTAGATGGTGTTGCTGTAAGTGTTAAATTGCTTCCTTCGTTAACCATATCACAAGCTGTTCCTGTAGATCCAGAACCCAGCATATAACCGCTAATACCGCAATTATCTGTACTTCCATTATTTATTTGAGTCGCGTTTACAGTTACACTTCCGGCTGCGTCCAATTGAACTGTAAGATTTTGAGCAATTGCGACTGGTTTTGTATTATCTACGCCAGCTGTACCTTGCACTGTAAATGTATAAGGGTTTTCATCTGTGTCATCACTTGCTATACTTACAACTGCTGTTTGCAAACCAGTTTGAGTACAAGTAGGATTAAAACGTACATCAAATGTTTGTGAACCAAAACCTGCAATTGTATTAGAACCTGGCTGCGTTTGAACTGAAAAAGCACTGCTTCCGCTTATATTTACGATAGGAGTACCTGTTAAAGTCAATGCATTTGTTGTACCTTGATTTTGAATTGTAAAAGTATGATCTAAGGCTACTCCTCCGGCTAAAGTTCCAAAATCTGTATCATCAGAAGCAATTGGCGAAGCATCTCCATTTAAAATTGAAGTATTTCCGCCTTTAATATTAATTTCAGGGCCAGAAGTTGCATAATTCACAGTCACAATAGCATAAATACCTGGGTTTCCAGGAATAACATCCAGACCTTGGGTATTATTACCCGAGTTAAAAAGCACCGTATTTAATCCTCCTACATTATAATCTGCAAGATTTAGAGTCCATGTTGTTGGAGCTGGACCTCCGGGAGTACATGAACAATAATAAGGCCCCGGCGTAGGCTGTAATGGTTGATTTAAATTATTAAGCCTAACAGTCGAATTGCCATTGATACTGCTACAATTTACCGCATAATTAAGTTGTACTGTAACACTAGTAGGTGTCGCCGCACCAACAGATGTCCATTGGAATCCCATATCCATATTTGAATATGTATAGCGAATAGTACCACCGCATGTTTGTGGGGTTACTAAATCCGACAAACCTAACCGGTAAACCTGTGTCTGCGCAAACGAAGTATAAGTCTGTAGAATTGTGATTATAATTATTAATAAAATCTTTTTTTTCATATCTAAATATGTTTTTTTGAGTTGTTTTTTTTTATAATCTCCGAATTTTTATTTCGCAAACAGCAATAAACATCCTGCCCTATTTGTCAATAACAATGGACTTTAAATTGTCTTTCGACATTTTTTAAATTGGAAGGAAAATTAAAAACTGCTGGAAATTATCTTTTGCAATTATTTAATGTGCAAATTTGAAATAAGAAGTTTTTTGAAAGTTGCGAAATACATTCGCGAAGTAAAGTAGCTTTATTATCATATTGGTTGGTTTAGAATTATCGAACAAAATTATATCGAAATCCAAACGTCGAATAGCCCATTCGGACACATCGATAGCCCGAAACGACCAACTACATTTTCAGTATAAAACAGTCTGTTTAAAACTTGAAGACAACTAAAAATAAAATACTGAAAAACAACAAATTAAAAACAAAAACAGGTATAAATACGGTGTTCATAAAATCGCTCAAAAAAATCACATTCAGGATTGAAAAACTCAGGAAAAGAAAGAATTTTACAGTGATTATAGTCGTATTTCAGAAGGCATTTTTCCAAAACGCTTTTTAAAATTTGCCGTAAACTTGCTGGAACTTTTATAACCGGTAGCCAAGGCAATGTTTTTTATCTGCATATCAGTATTTTGAATCATCTGCATGGCCAAAAGTAATTTTTTCTCTTTATGATATTGTCCCATCGAAACGCCATGAACCGATTTAAAAGTCAATTTGAGTTTTGTTGGAGACATCCCTACCTTTTCTGCAATATATTCGACTCCTAAAAAAGGATTGGTTATCGTATCTAAAAGCAATTTTTCGGCTTTGGCAATTTTTCTATACTCGGGAGTTTCTGTTGGAGTATAATTACCAATTCGCTGATCTATATAAGCATTTTTAAAAAAAGTAGAAATCAATTGAAATGTCTGTGTTTTTAAAATTGCCTTACTTAATAAATCATGATTATTCTTTTCTAAATTAATTAAAATTTCTTTAGACAATTCAGCTGCATTGGGCACAATATCCTGATAGGTGATAAAACCTCTATCAGAGTTCAGGAATTTTTTAATCTGATTATCTTCCGGTAAGGTTCCAAAAGAAAAATTGCGTTCGGCCCATTCTTTACTAAATCCGTATAAATAGAATTCACAAACAGAACCTTTATAAAAATAGGCACCAACTTCTGTTCCTGGTATTTTAAATCCCCAGTATTTGCTCGAAAAAGGAGTTTTATCCGCAAACGTGTTTTGTAATTTCACTTCACTTTCAAAAACCGAAAAAGTCAGTGTATAATAATCAATAGGCAAATCTTCGTCGTAAATGGCTTTTAGCATCACGTTTTTCTTAAAAGTGATGCTGGTAGCAATAATCCAGAAACCTTCTTCGATTTCCCGATAACGCATTACACCTTTCGAAAAAGGATTGTTTCTGTAAACAGCCTGCTCTTCTATAACATGTTTAACCGACGGAGAATTTACAATACTTTGTACTATAACCTGAGGAGAATTAGACAAATAGGGCAATTCAAAAAAACCATCTCTGTAAAAGTTGATATTGTCTTTTATAAATTTAACCCACTTTCCTACATTCATAAAACTGATACTCAAATTTTAATTTTCTCTAAAAACGGAAGGTGATGTACCAAATCTTTTCTTAAACGCTGCAGCAAATTTACTTGCACTTTCATAACCTGTAATTATAGCAATTATCTGAATTTCGACTTCAGAATTTTCGAGCAATTGTTTGGCAAGAAGCATGTTTTTTTCTTTATGATATTGTAGCATCGAAAAACCAAATACAATTTTAAAATTCGCTTTTAATTTTGTTGGAGACGTATTCACCTCATATGCAATTTGATCTATTCCTAAAAAGGAGGATTGAAGATTATGCAAAATCATTTTCTCGGCTTTCGCTACATTATAATAATCTAAATTGCTTAGTGAAATATTATCTGCAATGCGACTGTCTAATGAATTCTTAAAAAACTCAGCAATCAACTTTGTACAAGACTTTCGTAATTCTGGAGTATTGAGATGAATTTTATTTTCATCGTCTAATATTTTGGATATTTTTTTAGACAATATATGTGCATTTGGAGCAATATCCAGCCAGGTATAAAACCCTTTTTGGTTATTAAAGAAACTTTCCAAAACACCTTTCCCACAAAACTTACCCGATTTGATATTTTGATCAACCCATTTCTTGTTCATCGCAATATTAAAGAACTTACCTTCGGTTCCTTTATAGAAATAAGTAGCCACTTCAGTTTCAGGCTTATAAAAAGTCCAACAAGTACTCAGTAAAGTAATAGGATCAGAATCCTTGAAAGGAAACTTATATTCGAAAACTGAAAACGATAAAATATAATATTCTTTTAGATGATCTTTTGTGTAAGTTGCTTTTGCAAGAACATTTTCTTTAAGATTAATGTTCGTTTCTAAAATCCAGAAACCTTCCTCTATTTTTCGGTAACGCATCTTACCTTTCCAAAAAGCATTGTCTGAAAAAATGACTTGCTTTAAGGCGTTATGTTTAATTATAGGGATTTTTATAAGACTGTCTAACATCACATGAGGAGAATTAGACAAGTATGGTAATTCGAAAAAGTCATCTTTTAGCAGAAAAAGAAACTTTTGAATATGTTTTGCCCAATCGTTTGTGGTCATGTACTTTATTAAATCTACGGCGGTTAAAAATCGGGTCAAACGTACGGAATTCAAGTCCACAAAACAAAATTTTCAAACGAGATATTTCAAAAAATTTTAACATTTACAATAATTATTTCTTTAATCTTACAATATCAAAAAATAGCAATTCAATACACAATAAATTGGCATTTCTATTTTATCAATTATCTTTGCAGAAACACAACTACAATGAACTATTTTTCTTCTGATTTTAAATTAGGAATATTAGGTGGTGGACAATTAGGAAAAATGCTATTGTTTGACACTCGAAAATTTGACATACAAACTTATGTTTTAGATCCAAGCGATGAAGCTCCGAGTAAAATTGCCTGCAATAAATTCTTTCAGGGCGATTTGATGGATTATGAAACAGTATACAATTTTGGAAAACAAGTCGATGTCTTGACTTTCGAAATCGAATTGGTTAATCTTGAAGCTTTAACGCAACTAGAAAACGAGGGTCTAAAAGTATATCCTTCTCCAAAAACCTTAAAAGGAATTCAGAATAAAGGCGTTCAAAAAGATTTTTACACACAAAGTAATATTCCGACAGCTTCATATTTACGATTTGATTCTCCGGCACATTTGCAAAAATCAGTTGGAAATAATGAAATCACCATTCCGTTTGTATGGAAATGCACAGAGTTTGGTTATGACGGAAATGGCGTAAAAGTCATTCGTCAGATCTCTGATATGGATGATTTACCAAATGTAGAATGCATTGCAGAAACAATGGTTCCGTTCAAAAATGAATTGGCCGTTATTGTAGTAAGAAATCCTTCAGGAGAAATAAAAACCTATCCGGTTGTAGAAATGGAATTTCACCCCGAAGCCAATCAGGTAGAATATGTAATTTGCCCTGCACGAATCGACGAAAAAGTAGCCGAAAAAGCCAGAGCAATTGCCTTGAATGTTTCGGAGAAATTCAATCATGTTGGTCTTTTAGCAGTTGAAATGTTCCAAACTCACGAAGATGAAATTTTGGTAAATGAGGTTGCTCCTCGCCCACACAATTCAGGTCATTATTCGATCGAAGCAAGTTATACATCACAATTCGAAAATCATCTACGCGCTATTTTAGATCTTCCGTTAGGAAACACAGATAGTAAAGTTGCCGGAGTTATGGTAAATTTAGTCGGTGCCGAAGGTTTCTCAGGAGATGTCGTTTACGAAAATATCGAAACCATTTTAGGATGGGATGGAGTTACTCCACATATTTACGGTAAAAAACAAACAAGACCTTTTAGAAAAATGGGTCACGTTACGATTGTAAATGAAAATATGGGCGAAGCAAGAAGAATTGCAGAGGATGTTAAGAATACAATTAAAGTGATTTCTTAATAACAACATTTTCTAACCAATAGGATTTATGACTGAATTAGCAAAAATCGGAAAAAAGCAAACATTATTTGTATTCATTTGTATTTTGATAATTTCATTATATTCAACTTACATCTATCAGTCTTATCAATCAGAAATTGACATAAAAAATTTGATCTCTGGAATAACCCGCTTTTTTTTAACGATTGGACTTCTTTATCTGGTATATATTGGAAAAAAATGGGCAAAAGTAGTAACGATCGTACTTTTTTCGATTGCAAACGTAATTCTCATAATTAGCTTATTTTCAATTGATATCTCTTTGATAAATAAAGCTCCAATAATAATTATGACAGTCGTATATAGTTTTTCACTTTACCATTTTACAATTTCAAAAAGCTTCAAAGCATTTTTTGAATATCAAAACAATAAAAATACTGACGTAATTTCATAAATAAAAAAACAAACATTTTCAGTCTCAACAAAAAACCTGAAACCTGAAACAAAACAAACAAAAACACACTATGAGTAAAGTAGCCATTATAATGGGAAGTATCTCTGACATGCCAGTCATGCAGGATGCCATCGACATATTAAAACAATTTAACATTGAAACTGAAGTAGATATCGTTTCGGCACACAGAACGCCGGAAAAATTATTCGATTTTAGTAAAAACGCACATACTCGCGGTATTTCGGTGATTATTGCCGGAGCCGGAGGCGCTGCACATTTACCGGGAATGGTTGCTTCTATGTCACCGCTTCCTGTAATTGGAGTTCCGGTAAAATCAAGTAATTCTATAGATGGCTGGGATTCGGTTTTATCGATTCTTCAAATGCCGGGCGGAGTTCCAGTTGCAACTGTAGCTTTGAACGGAGCAAAAAATGCCGGAATTCTTGCAGCACAAATCATCGGAAGTCACGATAAAAAAGTGCTTGATACGATTATTGCTTACAAAGAAGAACTAAAAGCTGCGGTTAATAAAGCGGCTGAAGGTTTGAAATAGTTTTCAGTCGCAGTTTTCAGTATAAAAAGCGACTGAATAAAATACAAAAAACAAAGGCTTCCCATTACGGAAGCCTTCATTTTTTTACCCTTCTATATTCTGAATTATGCTTCTTCTTCGATATCCTCAAGAACAGATTCAAATTCATACTCTGTAATATCTTCTTTATTTATCCAATTCTCAGAAGTAACCAAATTATAATTTACATTATCTTCTGTTGTCAATTCCCAAATAATAGCTTCGGATTCCGGAAACGCAATGTTTTGAGACATTTGATTTTCAAATAATCTTTTAATAAGATTTCTATCAGACAAACCATTGTTCAATAATTTCAGTACATTTTCTGCTGTCAGTTTTTGCGCTTCGCCATCTGTTGGTGTCATTGAAAAATGAACAATAGAAGCTTTTGCATTGGGAAATTTTCCGTTGTATGCTTTAAAAAGTAATTGATTGATATGAAACAAAGTTCCCTGCATATCTATTTCGGGATATTCCTCGCAAACTTTATCAATCAACATATTGTGCGATATTTGCTCAATTTGTCCGTCGCCTAATCGATCAGCAAATTTGTATTTTAAAACTATTTCGGCAGCTTCATTAGGTTCGTAATCCGATATCGCCATTTCTAACAATTCCGGCAAACTGGCTTTGTCTGCAGTTGCACCATCCGGATAATTGAATTTTTCTAATAACTGAACGAAATCCTCATCAGACCAATATCCTTCTACTTCATTAACCGTATCTATATTCTTTATTACAACTTGATAATTCATCATTTTTTTGTTTTACAATTTCAGATTAGCATTTTATATTCTAATCGCATTTTTTCAATTTACGATTTTTAAAACCCTTACATAAATAAATAACATATCTATAACACAATTTAAGAGGATTTTATGCCTACAATCAATTCTATATAGATGATTAGATTTTTATAAATTGCTATCTTTGGAATTCAAAAATTTGACTTCAATTAATATAAATAATTACATTATAATGAACGTTTTACTTTCAAAATTCACAACCAAACATAACACAGCACCTTTTTCGCAAATAAAAATTGACGATTATCTTCCGGCTTTTCAGGAAGGAATTACTTTGGCTAAAGCCGAAATTGATGCTATCGTAAACAATCCCGAAGCGCCAACTTTTGAAAACACTGTTGTAGCAATGGATTTTTCAGGAGATATTTTAGATCGTCTTTCAAGTGTTTTCTTCAACTTGAATTCGGCAGAAACAAGCGACGAAATGCAAAAAATCGCTCAGGAAGTTTCGCCTTTATTATCTGAATTCGGAAATGACATTACGCTAAATGCTGCTTTATTTGCTAAAATAAAAGCCGTTTACCATCAAAAAGAAACTTTAAATCTAAATCCTGAGCAAACTACCCTTTTAGATAAAAAATATAAAAGCTTTTCCCGAAACGGAGCAAATTTAGCTGAAGATAAAAAAGATAAACTTAGAGAAATCGACAAAGAATTATCAAAATTAAAATTACAATTTGAAGAGAATATTTTGGCAGAAACCAATGCCTACGAATTGCATTTAACTGATGAAAAAGATTTATCTGGTTTGCCTGAAGGAACAATCGAAGCAGCAAGATTATTAGCTAAAAACCAGGAAAAAGAAGGTTGGATTTTCACTTTAGATCATCCAAGTTATCTTCCATTTTTGACTTATGCAGATAATCGTGAATTGCGTAAAAAAATGGCAATTGCTTTTGGCTCAAGATCTTTTCAGAATAACGAATTCGACAATCAGGAAAACGTCTTGAAAATTGCGAAATTACGTTTCGAAAGAGCGAATTTATTAGGTTATAAAACGCACGCACATTTTGTTCTTGAAGAAAGAATGGCGGAAAGTCCGGAGAAAGTTTTCTCTTTTTTGAATGATTTATTGGCAAAAGCAAAACCTGCCGCTCAAAAAGAATTTGCTGAATTAACGGCTTTCGCCAAAGAGCTGGACGGAATCGAACAATTAGAAAAATGGGACGGAGCTTATTATTCTGAAAAACTGAAACAACAGCTTTTCAATTTAGATGATGAAAAACTAAAACCTTATTTTCAATTAGAAAAAGTATTAAACGGTGCTTTTACAGTTGCCAAAAAATTATACGGATTAACATTTACTGAAGTTTTTGACATAGATAAATATCATGATGAAGTTACGACTTACGAAGTAACCGATGCTGATGGTAATTTAGTTTCTATTTTCTATGCCGATTTCTTTCCAAGAAAAGGAAAACGAAATGGTGCCTGGATGACTTCATTCAAACATCAATCTATAAAAGATGGCGTAAATGAAAGACCGCATATTTCGAACGTTTGCAACTTTACAAAACCAACGGAAACAAAACCATCTTTATTAACTTTTAACGAAGTGACTACTTTATTCCATGAATTTGGCCACGGTTTACACGGAATGTTAGCCAATACCGTTTACCCGAGTTTATCCGGAACTTCTGTATTTTGGGATTTTGTAGAATTACCAAGTCAGATTATGGAAAACTGGTGTTACGAACCGGAAGCTTTGGCTTTATTTGCCAATCATTACGAAACAGGAGAAATTATCCCAATTGAGTATGTGCAGAAAATCAAGGAAAGTGCAAGTTTTCAGGAAGGATTAGCAACTTTACGTCAGTTAAGTTTTGGATTATTGGATATGGCTTGGCACGGACAAGATCCGACCAATATTACAGATTTAAAAACTTTTGAAACAGAGCAATTTGCCAACACGCAATTGTATCCTGATGTAAAAGAAAACGCGATGAGTACGGCGTTTTCTCATATTTTTCAGGGCGGATATTCTTCCGGATATTACAGCTATAAATGGGCTGAAGTTTTGGATGCGGACGCTTTTGAATATTTTCAGGAAAACGGTATTTTCAATCACGAAA encodes:
- a CDS encoding M3 family metallopeptidase; protein product: MNVLLSKFTTKHNTAPFSQIKIDDYLPAFQEGITLAKAEIDAIVNNPEAPTFENTVVAMDFSGDILDRLSSVFFNLNSAETSDEMQKIAQEVSPLLSEFGNDITLNAALFAKIKAVYHQKETLNLNPEQTTLLDKKYKSFSRNGANLAEDKKDKLREIDKELSKLKLQFEENILAETNAYELHLTDEKDLSGLPEGTIEAARLLAKNQEKEGWIFTLDHPSYLPFLTYADNRELRKKMAIAFGSRSFQNNEFDNQENVLKIAKLRFERANLLGYKTHAHFVLEERMAESPEKVFSFLNDLLAKAKPAAQKEFAELTAFAKELDGIEQLEKWDGAYYSEKLKQQLFNLDDEKLKPYFQLEKVLNGAFTVAKKLYGLTFTEVFDIDKYHDEVTTYEVTDADGNLVSIFYADFFPRKGKRNGAWMTSFKHQSIKDGVNERPHISNVCNFTKPTETKPSLLTFNEVTTLFHEFGHGLHGMLANTVYPSLSGTSVFWDFVELPSQIMENWCYEPEALALFANHYETGEIIPIEYVQKIKESASFQEGLATLRQLSFGLLDMAWHGQDPTNITDLKTFETEQFANTQLYPDVKENAMSTAFSHIFQGGYSSGYYSYKWAEVLDADAFEYFQENGIFNHEIATKFKDNVLSKGGTEHPMILYKRFRGQEPKPEALLKRAGLL
- the purE gene encoding 5-(carboxyamino)imidazole ribonucleotide mutase, yielding MSKVAIIMGSISDMPVMQDAIDILKQFNIETEVDIVSAHRTPEKLFDFSKNAHTRGISVIIAGAGGAAHLPGMVASMSPLPVIGVPVKSSNSIDGWDSVLSILQMPGGVPVATVALNGAKNAGILAAQIIGSHDKKVLDTIIAYKEELKAAVNKAAEGLK
- a CDS encoding helix-turn-helix domain-containing protein; this encodes MTTNDWAKHIQKFLFLLKDDFFELPYLSNSPHVMLDSLIKIPIIKHNALKQVIFSDNAFWKGKMRYRKIEEGFWILETNINLKENVLAKATYTKDHLKEYYILSFSVFEYKFPFKDSDPITLLSTCWTFYKPETEVATYFYKGTEGKFFNIAMNKKWVDQNIKSGKFCGKGVLESFFNNQKGFYTWLDIAPNAHILSKKISKILDDENKIHLNTPELRKSCTKLIAEFFKNSLDSRIADNISLSNLDYYNVAKAEKMILHNLQSSFLGIDQIAYEVNTSPTKLKANFKIVFGFSMLQYHKEKNMLLAKQLLENSEVEIQIIAIITGYESASKFAAAFKKRFGTSPSVFREN
- a CDS encoding 5-(carboxyamino)imidazole ribonucleotide synthase is translated as MNYFSSDFKLGILGGGQLGKMLLFDTRKFDIQTYVLDPSDEAPSKIACNKFFQGDLMDYETVYNFGKQVDVLTFEIELVNLEALTQLENEGLKVYPSPKTLKGIQNKGVQKDFYTQSNIPTASYLRFDSPAHLQKSVGNNEITIPFVWKCTEFGYDGNGVKVIRQISDMDDLPNVECIAETMVPFKNELAVIVVRNPSGEIKTYPVVEMEFHPEANQVEYVICPARIDEKVAEKARAIALNVSEKFNHVGLLAVEMFQTHEDEILVNEVAPRPHNSGHYSIEASYTSQFENHLRAILDLPLGNTDSKVAGVMVNLVGAEGFSGDVVYENIETILGWDGVTPHIYGKKQTRPFRKMGHVTIVNENMGEARRIAEDVKNTIKVIS
- a CDS encoding helix-turn-helix domain-containing protein — protein: MSISFMNVGKWVKFIKDNINFYRDGFFELPYLSNSPQVIVQSIVNSPSVKHVIEEQAVYRNNPFSKGVMRYREIEEGFWIIATSITFKKNVMLKAIYDEDLPIDYYTLTFSVFESEVKLQNTFADKTPFSSKYWGFKIPGTEVGAYFYKGSVCEFYLYGFSKEWAERNFSFGTLPEDNQIKKFLNSDRGFITYQDIVPNAAELSKEILINLEKNNHDLLSKAILKTQTFQLISTFFKNAYIDQRIGNYTPTETPEYRKIAKAEKLLLDTITNPFLGVEYIAEKVGMSPTKLKLTFKSVHGVSMGQYHKEKKLLLAMQMIQNTDMQIKNIALATGYKSSSKFTANFKKRFGKMPSEIRL